The sequence TAAAAGAGCACAAAGGTACTTACAAGGTTAAACTGGTGTTTGTTGGGGATGGAAACAACGTCTGCAACTCATTGCTCCTTGCGGCTGCACTGGTTGGAATGGATATGACTGCAGTGTGTCCAGCAGGTTACGAACCCGATGCTGAAATATTTGAGAAGGCCAGGGAGTACGCTAAGAAATCTGGATCAAAGATAGAGTTAACGTCGGATATTCAGGAAGGACTTGAAGGTGCAGATGTTATTTACACCGATGTCTGGGTGAGCATGGGTGATGAGGCAGAGGCTTCAAAACGTGAGGAAGACTTCAAGGACTACCAGGTTAACATGGAGTTCCTGAAGCATGCGAAGGAGGATGCAATAGTTATGCACTGTCTGCCTGCAATAAGGGGACAGGAAATAACTGATGAGGTTATAAACAGTCCACAGTCTGTTATATGGGACCAGGCAGAGAACAGGATGCACACCCAGAAGGCAGTGCTCTACAACCTTCTAACAACCTTTTAAAAATTGCGGAATAAATTCCGCAAACCTGCAAATTTTCATTTGCAAGAAAAGGTCGATCAAAACTTCCTTTTAAAAAACTTTTTTAAATCAATTTTAACTTATTTTACATTAAAATGGATATTTTTGTTATTAATTAACAATTTATGGATCTCTTTTTTTAAAATAAAAATAAAATATCAATTATAATCCTTATTAAATATTTATGAATCGTTATTTATTAATTTTAAGATATTTAACAACGAATTTAAACAAATCAAATTCAAAAAAGATTATTCCAATTAAAATTATTGCTGAATTACTTCAACCAAAAATTAAAAATGCCTAAAGAGTGGCATTAAAAAAGATTTAATGGGTGGAAGTGTGTTGCTCACATTGACTCTGGAGCATCGATTCCCATAAGTTCCAGGGAGTTTCTGATGGTTATTCTGGCCTTGTCCACGATTAAAAGCCTTAAATCTTCTTTATCTGATCCAATTACCGGAACAGATTTGTAGAACTTGTTGAATGCACCTGCAAGGTCCATTGCGTACTGTGCAACAGGATGAACTCGGTTTATCCTAGCAGATTCCTCTATAACCGTTGTGAACTTGGACACGATCTTGACAAGCTCGATCTCAGCGGGATCCTCAAGGTTCCAATCCATTACAGTGGCGGGATCGATGGTCTCTGAAATGCCTGCTTTCTCCAGAAGCTTGCATGCACGGGCATGGGAGTACTGTATAGATGCACAGCCACGTTCAAAGCTCAGGGCCTCATCCCACTTGAACACTATGTGCTTTTCAGGGGATAGGCGTGCTATGAAATATCTTATGGCCCCAATACCAATTTTCTCTGCAATCTCTGCCTTTTCATTGTCTGTTAGATCGGATCTTCTGGCTTCGATCTCCTTCGTGGCCCTTTCAACTGCTTCATCCATGAGTTCATCAACACTGATGAATACTCCACGTCTTGTGGACATGGAACCTTCAGGCAGGGTTATGAACTCGTAGAATATAACTTCAGGGGCGCTTCCTCCGATCATCTCCAGTGCAATGCTCAACTGTTTCACTGCAAGCTTGTGATCGGATCCAAGAATATCAACCATCTTATCAGAGTTATTGGATTTGTAAAGGTGATATGCAAGGTCTCTTGTGGCGTAAAGTGATGTTCCATCTGATCTAGCAAGTATTAACTCCTTGTCTATTCCATACTCCTCAAGATCAAGGTATGGGACCTCGTTAGTTTTGATACGGCCTTCAAGGGATTTTAATATCCTTTCAACGTCCCCGTTTTTTATGAAGGTGCTTTCCCACACGAATGCATCGTGGTGGACATTCAAACGCTCTGAAGTGACCTTTATGCCCTGAACACATTTTTCAACAACGCCTTTGAAGAGTTCTCCAAGTTTTTCTTCTTTTCCCTTCTCGTATCTCTTCAGTATCTTGTTGATCTCCCCTTTGAGTTCAGGTTGGGCACGCATAACTTCGTTGACGTTGAAGTAGAGTTTTCCAATTTCATGGTCGGGTTTTCCAGCTTCATCCATTTCATAATTCACGTAATCAGGGTTCAATAGTCCCCAGACGATCATGGCTATCTGACGGCCCATGTCGTTCACGTAGTACTGGGTTTCAACCTCGTAGCCAGCTTTTTTGAGTATCCTTGTTAATGAATCCCCTATTATGGAGTTACGTATGTGTCCTATGTGAAGGGGTCCATTTGGATTTGCTGAGGTGTGTTCGAGCATTATTTTGGTATTTTTTGGTTCAAGGGCTCCATAATCATCATCCAAAGCCTCTAAAACGAGTTTTGAAAATTTTTCATTGTTTGCAAAGAAGTTTATGTAGGGGCCCTTGGACTCCACCTTCTCAAATATGGATGGTGTTTCAATTTTTCCAAGTATTTCCTGTGTTATTTCCATTGGGGACCTTTTAAGTTCCTTTGCAAGTTGAAATGACAGTGAACTTGCAACGTCTCCCATATCTGAGCTCGGTGGTTCTTCCACCTTTATTTTATCCAGCAGTTCCCATCCAAGGGCACTGACGGCATTTTCTAATGCTTTGACTGCTTCTTTTTCCAGAATTCTGTACATAAATTCACCTGTAAATTTAAAACAATGGGTCAACCTTTAAATCTAAATTCTAATTTTTTTTTAGTGATTTAGTTTTTTAGTATTTTTTTTTAATGATTTAAAATTTTTTTAGTAATTTTAATAATCAGTAACTCATGATGGTCTTCAATTAAGAGTTACGAGAAGCAACACCATCACATCTAAACATCTCATTTAACTTTTAGTTTATTCAATCCATCATTTAAAATTATGATCCATTAAAAAAGTGAAATCCATTAAAAATTTAAAAAGGAATGATCTGAATCAATTAAAAAAATTTTTAAGGGGATTAAATCACAAACCCCTTATCCATATTGTTATGTAACCTATTTTCGGTATAACCAGAGGATTATTTCCAATGGTAACCACTTTGGCAGCGATCTGATCTGGATACACAACGTAGGGGTCTGAAACTGGATTGTTATCCCCCTTGATAACGTAGTACTTCTTACCATCTGCGGTTTCATTCACCTGGATGATCCTGTGGATAACGGGTTCATTGAACCATGTGGCATGGTAGACAACGATGTCCCCAACCTTTAAGTTACTTGCATTTATCTCATTAAATCCTAAGAAATCTGTCTTTTCAATTACAACAATGTCTCCCCTGTAAAAAGTAGGTTCCATACTTCCAGAAACCACCACGTTCATGTGCTGGGCGAGTATGATTCCTATTATTATTATGGCAACGTAACTCAGTATTTCCTTCTTATCCGACATGGTTCAACCCCTTTACCTATCTGAGAATTGCTCCCCTATCTGCAGAGGTTGCAAGTTTCATGTACCTTGAAAGCCATCCTTTAACCTTTCTATCTGGTTTAACAGCTTCTTTAATTCTCCTCTCAATCTCAGCATCGTCCAGGAGGACGTCAATTTTCCTGTTGCTGATGTCAATTTTTATAATATCTCCGTCACGAATGGCAGCTAATGGTCCATCTGCCATTGCTTCTGGTGAAACATGGCCTATGCATGGTCCCCTTGTACCTCCAGAGAATCTTCCATCTGTTATGAGTGCCACTGATTTTAGTCCCATACCTGATATTGCAGAGGTTGGGTTCAGCATTTCACGCATTCCCGGACCTCCCTTGGGCCCCTCGTATCTTATGACAACAACGTCACCTTCAACGATCTTTCCAGCGGTTATAGCATCAACACACTCCTCTTCGCTGTCGAAAACCTTTGCAGGACCCTCATGAAGGAACATATTTGGGTCAACAGCAGCTTGCTTGATAACTGAACCTTTTGGTGCAATGTTTCCTTTCAAAACTGCTATTCCTCCTTCTTCATGTATTGGATCGTCCAGGGGGTGTATGACTTCAGTATTGAGAACTTCAACATCTGCCAAGTTCTCCTCAAGGCTTTTT is a genomic window of Methanobacterium congolense containing:
- the argF gene encoding ornithine carbamoyltransferase; this translates as MKHLLSVTDAEDSIFEILEKAAEFKEDPIMGQPLKNKTLAMIFEKASTRTRVSFEVAMFHMGGSGLYLSADDLQLGRGEIIEDTARAMTRYVDGVMIRAKEHEDVLKFAEYSNVPVINGLTNKEHPCQALTDLLTIKEHKGTYKVKLVFVGDGNNVCNSLLLAAALVGMDMTAVCPAGYEPDAEIFEKAREYAKKSGSKIELTSDIQEGLEGADVIYTDVWVSMGDEAEASKREEDFKDYQVNMEFLKHAKEDAIVMHCLPAIRGQEITDEVINSPQSVIWDQAENRMHTQKAVLYNLLTTF
- the argS gene encoding arginine--tRNA ligase, translating into MYRILEKEAVKALENAVSALGWELLDKIKVEEPPSSDMGDVASSLSFQLAKELKRSPMEITQEILGKIETPSIFEKVESKGPYINFFANNEKFSKLVLEALDDDYGALEPKNTKIMLEHTSANPNGPLHIGHIRNSIIGDSLTRILKKAGYEVETQYYVNDMGRQIAMIVWGLLNPDYVNYEMDEAGKPDHEIGKLYFNVNEVMRAQPELKGEINKILKRYEKGKEEKLGELFKGVVEKCVQGIKVTSERLNVHHDAFVWESTFIKNGDVERILKSLEGRIKTNEVPYLDLEEYGIDKELILARSDGTSLYATRDLAYHLYKSNNSDKMVDILGSDHKLAVKQLSIALEMIGGSAPEVIFYEFITLPEGSMSTRRGVFISVDELMDEAVERATKEIEARRSDLTDNEKAEIAEKIGIGAIRYFIARLSPEKHIVFKWDEALSFERGCASIQYSHARACKLLEKAGISETIDPATVMDWNLEDPAEIELVKIVSKFTTVIEESARINRVHPVAQYAMDLAGAFNKFYKSVPVIGSDKEDLRLLIVDKARITIRNSLELMGIDAPESM
- a CDS encoding signal peptidase I codes for the protein MSDKKEILSYVAIIIIGIILAQHMNVVVSGSMEPTFYRGDIVVIEKTDFLGFNEINASNLKVGDIVVYHATWFNEPVIHRIIQVNETADGKKYYVIKGDNNPVSDPYVVYPDQIAAKVVTIGNNPLVIPKIGYITIWIRGL